Proteins from a genomic interval of Arachis hypogaea cultivar Tifrunner chromosome 10, arahy.Tifrunner.gnm2.J5K5, whole genome shotgun sequence:
- the LOC112714662 gene encoding calmodulin-binding protein 60 B: protein MQTTYLERSREKRSLDSTSADEDEPQKKRPALASVIVEALKVDCLQKLCSSLEPILRRVVSEEVERALAKLGTAKLSGRTSPKQIEGDDVGNLQLQFKTRLSLPLFTGGKVEGEQGTAIHIVLVDASTGHIVTSGPESCVKLDVIVLEGDFNNDDDDNWSEEEFESHVVKEREGKRPLLTGDLQVILQDGVGTLGELTFTDNSSWIRSRKFRLGLKVSSDCNEGKRIREAKTEAFTVKDHRGELYKKHYPPALNDEVWRLEKIGKDGSFHKRLNRAGIFTVEDVLRLVVKDPQRLRNILGSGMSNKMWDVLIEHAKTCVLSGKLYVYYPDDARSVGVVFNNIYELSGLIANDQYYSADSLSDSQKVYVDTLVKMAYENWMHVIEYDGKSLLNYTQNTSGTAQLQHLMDSHNDSNSNLLDHQTSFPNSPVPVPTRQPSMDPGVTFAGYHDSAATRFSMQPQNANLNSSMQYDKTMFPQPNQMMSASHHAQLLRNGPTQIDTPGLHTNGISNPSYRGCEDYFPAEEIRSRSHEMLENEDMQHLLRIFNMGGQPRTPLNAEDGYPYLSNYMPTDSMSYNFENGQNRSSGKAVVGWLKLKAALRWGIFIRKKAAERRAQLVELDDL, encoded by the exons ATGCAAACGACGTACTTGGAGAGATCAAGGGAGAAGCGAAGTTTGGATTCAACCTCCGCTGATGAAGATGAACCTCAAAAGAAGAGGCCTGCGTTGGCCAG TGTAATTGTTGAAGCCCTGAAGGTGGACTGTCTGCAGAAACTTTGTTCATCACTGGAGCCTATCCTACGTAGAGTT GTTAGTGAAGAAGTGGAGCGTGCTTTAGCAAAACTAGGCACTGCCAAGCTTAGTGGGAg GACTTCTCCTAAGCAAATAGAAGGTGATGATGTTGGCAATTTACAATTACAATTCAAGACCAGGTTATCTCTTCCTCTCTTTACCGGTGGGAAAGTGGAGGGAGAGCAGGGCACAGCCATACATATTGTCCTGGTTGATGCAAGCACAGGCCATATTGTGACATCTGGTCCAGAGTCATGTGTAAAATTAGATGTTATTGTGCTTGAAGGGGATttcaataatgatgatgatgataattggagtgaagaagaatttgagagTCATGTTGTGAAAGAGCGAGAAGGAAAGAGACCTCTTTTGACTGGTGACCTGCAAGTGATACTGCAGGATGGTGTAGGTACATTGGGTGAGCTTACATTTACAGACAACTCTAGCTGGATAAGGAGTAGGAAGTTCAGGTTGGGGCTCAAAGTTTCCTCAGATTGTAATGAGGGAAAGCGGATTCGTGAAGCCAAAACAGAAGCTTTCACTGTTAAAGATCACCGGGGAGAAT TATACAAGAAACACTATCCACCTGCCCTGAATGATGAGGTCTGGAGACTGGAGAAGATCGGCAAGGATGGGTCCTTTCACAAAAGGTTAAATAGAGCAGGAATATTTACTGTTGAAGATGTCCTAAGACTTGTGGTTAAAGACCCACAGAGGTTGCGAAAT ATTCTTGGGAGTGGCATGTCAAATAAAATGTGGGATGTCCTCATTGAACATGCAAAGACTTGTGTTCTCAGCGGAAAACTTTATGTGTACTATCCTGATGATGCAAGGAGTGTTGGTGTTGTTTTCAATAACATCTACGAGTTGAGTGGCTTAATAGCCAATGATCAATACTACTCGGCTGATTCTCTCTCTGATAGTCAAAAA GTATATGTGGACACATTGGTGAAGATGGCATATGAAAATTGGATGCATGTAATTGAGTATGATGGCAAGTCTCTCCTAAATTACACTCAGAATACATCGGGCACTGCTCAACTTCAACATCTAATGGATTCCCATaatgattcaaattcaaacttgCTTGATCACCAGACCTCCTTCCCAAATTCACCTGTTCCTGTACCTACAAGGCAACCTTCGATGGATCCAGGAGTAACATTTGCAG GTTATCATGATAGTGCTGCTACTAGATTCTCAATGCAACCGCAGAATGCTAATCTTAATTCTTCAATGCAGTACGATAAGACAATGTTCCCACAACCAAACCAAATGATGAGTGCTTCACACCATGCTCAACTTCTAAGAAATGGTCCAACACAAATAGACACTCCTGGCTTACACACTAATGGCATTTCTAATCCTAGTTATAGAGGATGTGAAGATTACTTTCCAGCGGAGGAGATTAGAAGCAGAAGTCACGAGATGCTAGAGAATGAAGATATGCAGCATCTGCTACGCATTTTTAATATGGGTGGCCAACCCCGTACTCCCTTAAATGCCGAAGATGGATACCCTTATTTATCTAACTACATGCCTACAGACTCCATGAGCTACAACTTTGAGAATGGGCAGAACCGTTCGTCAGGAAAGGCCGTCGTGGGCTGGCTAAAGCTTAAGGCAGCTTTGAGATGGGGCATTTTTATTCGGAAGAAGGCAGCCGAGAGGCGGGCTCAGCTCGTTGAGTTGGATGACCTCTAG
- the LOC112714664 gene encoding F-box protein At1g61340-like, protein MSSPCTLTFRRKRVVVSNKVQVPLKRMCSDKITLKFECSPLEALPLDILIKVVCGVEHEDLHRLFHVSKTIREAALVAKDLHFEYSTPRNNTFALYNPFDLDGNGLDEIEAPNKQLKKCKSRLSGGNLSLTLFPSMDEGDY, encoded by the exons ATGAGTAGTCCTTGCACTCTAACATTTAGAAGGAAGAGGGTTGTGGTTTCCAATAAGGTGCAAGTTCCATTGAAAAGAATGTGCAGTGATAAAATCACTCTCAAATTTGAGTGTTCTCCCCTTGAAGCTCTTCCCCTTGATATTTTG ATAAAGGTGGTATGTGGTGTGGAACATGAAGATTTGCATAGACTTTTCCATGTCTCCAAAACTATTAGAGAAGCG GCTCTTGTTGCTAAGGATTTGCATTTTGAGTATAGTACGCCAAGGAATAATACATTTGCTCTTTACAACCCCTTTGATTTGGATGGAAATGGTTTGGATGAAATTGAAGCTCCAAATAAACAATTGAAGAAATGTAAGTCAAGGTTGAGTGGTGGGAACTTGTCATTGACATTGTTTCCATCAATGGACGAAGGAGATTATTGA